In Macadamia integrifolia cultivar HAES 741 chromosome 1, SCU_Mint_v3, whole genome shotgun sequence, a single window of DNA contains:
- the LOC122074137 gene encoding vacuolar iron transporter homolog 4-like, which produces MATLELEACNQPIPNEAKLDIPQNDQEVKINYSQRAQWLRAAVLGASDGLVSTASLMMGVGAVKQDVKSMIITGFAGMVAGACSMAIGEFVSVYSQYDIELSEMKRQHKASDDDGKESLDERETEDLPNPFTAAGASALAFVVGAVVPLLSASFIQNYKARLGVVIAMSSLALMVFGILGGVLGRASVKKSCLRVLIGGWLAMAITYGLTKLIGLAGI; this is translated from the coding sequence ATGGCAACCCTAGAACTCGAAGCTTGCAACCAACCTATCCCCAACGAAGCCAAACTTGATATACCCCAAAATGATCAAGAAGTCAAAATTAACTACTCCCAAAGGGCACAGTGGCTTAGAGCTGCTGTGCTTGGAGCCAGCGATGGTTTGGTCTCTACAGCTTCTTTAATGATGGGAGTAGGAGCTGTAAAACAGGATGTAAAATCCATGATTATTACTGGTTTTGCAGGGATGGTTGCCGGAGCATGTAGCATGGCGATCGGAGAATTCGTGTCGGTGTACTCTCAGTATGACATAGAGCTTTCTGAAATGAAGAGACAGCATAAAGCttcagatgatgatggaaaagaAAGTCTGGATGAGAGGGAGACAGAAGACCTCCCGAACCCGTTCACGGCGGCTGGAGCATctgctctagcctttgttgttGGAGCTGTGGTGCCTCTGTTATCAGCTTCTTTTATACAGAATTATAAGGCTAGGTTGGGGGTGGTAATAGCTATGTCAAGCTTGGCTCTGATGGTGTTTGGGATCTTAGGTGGAGTCTTGGGAAGGGCTTCTGTGAAGAAGTCTTGTTTGAGGGTGTTGATTGGTGGGTGGCTGGCTATGGCCATAACTTATGGATTGACCAAGTTGATTGGCCTGGCTGGAATATAA
- the LOC122078482 gene encoding vacuolar iron transporter homolog 4-like yields the protein MATVELEASNQPIPNEAKLDIPQNEAEQEKDQEVKINYSQRAQWLRAAVLGASDGLVSTASLMMGVGAVKQDVKSMIITGFAGMVAGACSMAIGEFVSVYSQYDIELSEMKRQHKASDDDGKESLDESEKEDLPNPFTAAGASALAFVVGAGVPLLSASFIQNYMVRLGVVIAMSSLALIVFGILGGVLGRASVKKSCLRVLIGGWLAMAITYGLTKLIGLAGV from the coding sequence ATGGCAACTGTAGAACTCGAAGCTAGCAACCAACCTATCCCCAACGAAGCCAAACTTGATATACCCCAAAATGAAGCTGAGCAAGAGAAAGATCAAGAAGTCAAAATTAACTACTCCCAAAGGGCACAGTGGCTTAGAGCTGCAGTGCTTGGAGCCAGCGATGGTTTGGTCTCCACAGCTTCTTTAATGATGGGAGTAGGAGCTGTAAAACAGGATGTAAAATCCATGATTATTACTGGTTTTGCAGGGATGGTCGCCGGAGCATGTAGCATGGCGATCGGAGAGTTCGTGTCGGTGTACTCTCAGTATGACATAGAGCTTTCTGAAATGAAGAGACAACATAAAGCttcagatgatgatggaaaagaAAGTCTGGATGAGAGCGAGAAAGAAGACCTCCCGAACCCGTTCACGGCGGCTGGAGCATCTGCTCTAGCCTTCGTTGTTGGAGCTGGGGTGCCACTATTATCAGCTTCTTTTATACAGAATTATATGGTTAGGTTGGGGGTGGTAATTGCTATGTCAAGCTTGGCTCTGATAGTGTTTGGCATCTTAGGTGGAGTCTTGGGAAGGGCTTCTGTGAAGAAGTCTTGTTTGAGGGTGTTGATTGGTGGGTGGCTGGCTATGGCTATAACTTATGGATTGACCAAGTTGATTGGCCTAGCTGGAGTATAA